One genomic window of Gossypium hirsutum isolate 1008001.06 chromosome D11, Gossypium_hirsutum_v2.1, whole genome shotgun sequence includes the following:
- the LOC107944913 gene encoding uncharacterized protein isoform X1, producing MLSLFVFSLYFDRLPTDRLQMGEVVSTIPTSKRHFFELFFCSKQWPQKVSHFTICCLHHGDGEKASLFTSFILAASSFGFLFSSDARFRTKTTKVRRGRIFINYDEFIEAVLTRWPKAIVQFEDFQMKWAFKTLKRYRERFCMFNDDVQVTAGVALAGLLGTVREQG from the exons ATGCTTTCCCTTTTTgtattttctctctattttgatCGTCTTCCAACAGATCGGCTTCAGATGGGTGAGGTAGTCTCTACAATTCCAA CTTCGAAGCGCCATTTTTTTGAACTCTTTTTTTGCAGCAAGCAATGGCCCCAAAAG gtCTCTCATTTTACCATTTGTTGCCTTCACCATGGAGATGGAGAAAAGGCTTCTCTTTTCACTTCTTTTATTCTAGCTGCTTCTTCTTTTGGATTCCTCTTCAGCTCAGATGCAAg ATTTAGGACTAAGACAACCAAGGTTAGAAGGGGAAGAATATTTATCAATTATGATGAGTTCATCGAAGCGGTTTTAACACGTTGGCCTAAGGCTATTGTACAG TTTGAGGATTTTCAAATGAAGTGGGCCTTTAAAACTCTGAAACGCTATCGGGAAAGGTTTTGCATGTTTAATGATGACGTACAG GTAACTGCTGGAGTTGCACTTGCTGGATTGTTAGGAACTGTAAGAGAACAAGGTTGA
- the LOC107944913 gene encoding uncharacterized protein isoform X4 gives MACEDRLQMGEVVSTIPTSKRHFFELFFCSKQWPQKVSHFTICCLHHGDGEKASLFTSFILAASSFGFLFSSDARFRTKTTKVRRGRIFINYDEFIEAVLTRWPKAIVQFEDFQMKWAFKTLKRYRERFCMFNDDVQEL, from the exons ATGGCTTGTGAAG ATCGGCTTCAGATGGGTGAGGTAGTCTCTACAATTCCAA CTTCGAAGCGCCATTTTTTTGAACTCTTTTTTTGCAGCAAGCAATGGCCCCAAAAG gtCTCTCATTTTACCATTTGTTGCCTTCACCATGGAGATGGAGAAAAGGCTTCTCTTTTCACTTCTTTTATTCTAGCTGCTTCTTCTTTTGGATTCCTCTTCAGCTCAGATGCAAg ATTTAGGACTAAGACAACCAAGGTTAGAAGGGGAAGAATATTTATCAATTATGATGAGTTCATCGAAGCGGTTTTAACACGTTGGCCTAAGGCTATTGTACAG TTTGAGGATTTTCAAATGAAGTGGGCCTTTAAAACTCTGAAACGCTATCGGGAAAGGTTTTGCATGTTTAATGATGACGTACAG GAACTGTAA
- the LOC107944913 gene encoding uncharacterized protein isoform X5: protein MLSLFVFSLYFDRLPTDRLQMGEVVSTIPTSKRHFFELFFCSKQWPQKVSHFTICCLHHGDGEKASLFTSFILAASSFGFLFSSDARFRTKTTKVRRGRIFINYDEFIEAVLTRWPKAIVQVSLFQKNCKRTRLIFG from the exons ATGCTTTCCCTTTTTgtattttctctctattttgatCGTCTTCCAACAGATCGGCTTCAGATGGGTGAGGTAGTCTCTACAATTCCAA CTTCGAAGCGCCATTTTTTTGAACTCTTTTTTTGCAGCAAGCAATGGCCCCAAAAG gtCTCTCATTTTACCATTTGTTGCCTTCACCATGGAGATGGAGAAAAGGCTTCTCTTTTCACTTCTTTTATTCTAGCTGCTTCTTCTTTTGGATTCCTCTTCAGCTCAGATGCAAg ATTTAGGACTAAGACAACCAAGGTTAGAAGGGGAAGAATATTTATCAATTATGATGAGTTCATCGAAGCGGTTTTAACACGTTGGCCTAAGGCTATTGTACAGGTTTCTCTCTTTCAGAA GAACTGTAAGAGAACAAGGTTGATCTTTGGATGA
- the LOC107944913 gene encoding uncharacterized protein isoform X7, with amino-acid sequence MLSLFVFSLYFDRLPTDRLQMGEVVSTIPTSKRHFFELFFCSKQWPQKVSHFTICCLHHGDGEKASLFTSFILAASSFGFLFSSDARFRTKTTKVRRGRIFINYDEFIEAVLTRWPKAIVQVSLFQK; translated from the exons ATGCTTTCCCTTTTTgtattttctctctattttgatCGTCTTCCAACAGATCGGCTTCAGATGGGTGAGGTAGTCTCTACAATTCCAA CTTCGAAGCGCCATTTTTTTGAACTCTTTTTTTGCAGCAAGCAATGGCCCCAAAAG gtCTCTCATTTTACCATTTGTTGCCTTCACCATGGAGATGGAGAAAAGGCTTCTCTTTTCACTTCTTTTATTCTAGCTGCTTCTTCTTTTGGATTCCTCTTCAGCTCAGATGCAAg ATTTAGGACTAAGACAACCAAGGTTAGAAGGGGAAGAATATTTATCAATTATGATGAGTTCATCGAAGCGGTTTTAACACGTTGGCCTAAGGCTATTGTACAGGTTTCTCTCTTTCAGAA GTAA
- the LOC107944913 gene encoding uncharacterized protein isoform X6 yields the protein MLSLFVFSLYFDRLPTDRLQMGEVVSTIPTSKRHFFELFFCSKQWPQKVSHFTICCLHHGDGEKASLFTSFILAASSFGFLFSSDARFRTKTTKVRRGRIFINYDEFIEAVLTRWPKAIVQVTAGVALAGLLGTVREQG from the exons ATGCTTTCCCTTTTTgtattttctctctattttgatCGTCTTCCAACAGATCGGCTTCAGATGGGTGAGGTAGTCTCTACAATTCCAA CTTCGAAGCGCCATTTTTTTGAACTCTTTTTTTGCAGCAAGCAATGGCCCCAAAAG gtCTCTCATTTTACCATTTGTTGCCTTCACCATGGAGATGGAGAAAAGGCTTCTCTTTTCACTTCTTTTATTCTAGCTGCTTCTTCTTTTGGATTCCTCTTCAGCTCAGATGCAAg ATTTAGGACTAAGACAACCAAGGTTAGAAGGGGAAGAATATTTATCAATTATGATGAGTTCATCGAAGCGGTTTTAACACGTTGGCCTAAGGCTATTGTACAG GTAACTGCTGGAGTTGCACTTGCTGGATTGTTAGGAACTGTAAGAGAACAAGGTTGA
- the LOC107944913 gene encoding uncharacterized protein isoform X2: MACEDRLQMGEVVSTIPTSKRHFFELFFCSKQWPQKVSHFTICCLHHGDGEKASLFTSFILAASSFGFLFSSDARFRTKTTKVRRGRIFINYDEFIEAVLTRWPKAIVQFEDFQMKWAFKTLKRYRERFCMFNDDVQVTAGVALAGLLGTVREQG; encoded by the exons ATGGCTTGTGAAG ATCGGCTTCAGATGGGTGAGGTAGTCTCTACAATTCCAA CTTCGAAGCGCCATTTTTTTGAACTCTTTTTTTGCAGCAAGCAATGGCCCCAAAAG gtCTCTCATTTTACCATTTGTTGCCTTCACCATGGAGATGGAGAAAAGGCTTCTCTTTTCACTTCTTTTATTCTAGCTGCTTCTTCTTTTGGATTCCTCTTCAGCTCAGATGCAAg ATTTAGGACTAAGACAACCAAGGTTAGAAGGGGAAGAATATTTATCAATTATGATGAGTTCATCGAAGCGGTTTTAACACGTTGGCCTAAGGCTATTGTACAG TTTGAGGATTTTCAAATGAAGTGGGCCTTTAAAACTCTGAAACGCTATCGGGAAAGGTTTTGCATGTTTAATGATGACGTACAG GTAACTGCTGGAGTTGCACTTGCTGGATTGTTAGGAACTGTAAGAGAACAAGGTTGA
- the LOC107944913 gene encoding uncharacterized protein isoform X3: MLSLFVFSLYFDRLPTDRLQMGEVVSTIPTSKRHFFELFFCSKQWPQKVSHFTICCLHHGDGEKASLFTSFILAASSFGFLFSSDARFRTKTTKVRRGRIFINYDEFIEAVLTRWPKAIVQFEDFQMKWAFKTLKRYRERFCMFNDDVQEL; encoded by the exons ATGCTTTCCCTTTTTgtattttctctctattttgatCGTCTTCCAACAGATCGGCTTCAGATGGGTGAGGTAGTCTCTACAATTCCAA CTTCGAAGCGCCATTTTTTTGAACTCTTTTTTTGCAGCAAGCAATGGCCCCAAAAG gtCTCTCATTTTACCATTTGTTGCCTTCACCATGGAGATGGAGAAAAGGCTTCTCTTTTCACTTCTTTTATTCTAGCTGCTTCTTCTTTTGGATTCCTCTTCAGCTCAGATGCAAg ATTTAGGACTAAGACAACCAAGGTTAGAAGGGGAAGAATATTTATCAATTATGATGAGTTCATCGAAGCGGTTTTAACACGTTGGCCTAAGGCTATTGTACAG TTTGAGGATTTTCAAATGAAGTGGGCCTTTAAAACTCTGAAACGCTATCGGGAAAGGTTTTGCATGTTTAATGATGACGTACAG GAACTGTAA